A genome region from Halalkalibacillus sediminis includes the following:
- a CDS encoding KinB-signaling pathway activation protein, which translates to MTVRAWLKFFTTLLFIGAITTVVTSFFVQPHAYEPYISPFNGWEIFGALIWFIGLGLVYSVISQMGFFAYLTLHQIGQGFFGKYWKHAQILIISFVFFELIYLRYIRAEDPEPLINYILVAAMLLVYSIGVAFVKAKETHQRAFLPAIFFMFVVTTIEWLPVLRVDDPEWLMLMIVPLLACNTYQLLKLHKIVGFKADKNDTREVQTKG; encoded by the coding sequence GTGACTGTAAGAGCATGGCTGAAATTTTTTACAACATTACTTTTTATAGGTGCGATTACAACTGTCGTAACCAGCTTCTTCGTGCAACCTCACGCATATGAACCCTACATAAGCCCATTTAATGGATGGGAGATCTTCGGAGCATTGATATGGTTCATCGGTTTAGGGTTGGTATATAGTGTCATTAGTCAGATGGGATTTTTCGCATACCTTACTTTGCATCAGATTGGGCAAGGTTTCTTCGGTAAGTATTGGAAACATGCACAAATTTTGATTATTTCATTCGTGTTTTTTGAGCTGATCTATCTGAGATATATAAGGGCGGAAGATCCAGAACCATTAATCAACTATATACTTGTGGCTGCGATGTTATTGGTATATTCCATTGGAGTGGCTTTTGTAAAAGCTAAAGAAACTCACCAAAGAGCTTTCCTGCCAGCGATTTTCTTCATGTTTGTCGTAACGACTATCGAATGGCTCCCTGTATTGCGGGTGGATGACCCTGAATGGCTCATGCTCATGATTGTGCCACTTTTAGCATGTAACACCTATCAGTTACTTAAACTGCATAAAATTGTCGGGTTCAAAGCAGATAAAAATGATACACGTGAAGTACAAACGAAAGGATAG